In a genomic window of Muntiacus reevesi chromosome 1, mMunRee1.1, whole genome shotgun sequence:
- the FKBP8 gene encoding peptidyl-prolyl cis-trans isomerase FKBP8 isoform X1 translates to MASCAEPSAADPEPTAPPPAGVPPLEDFEVLDGVEDAEGEEEEEEEDLSELPPLEDVGQPPLEEAEQPGALAREFLASMEPEPEPAPAPDEWLDILGNGLLRKKTLVPGPPGSSRPTKGQVVTVQLQTSLENGTRVQEEPELTFTLGDCDVIQALDLSVPLMDVGETAMVTADSKYCYGPQGSRSPYIPPHAALCLEVTLKTAVDGPDLEMLTGQERVALANRKRECGNAHYQRADFVLAANSYDLAIKAITSSAKVDMTFEEEEQLLQLKVKCLNNLAASQLKLDHYRAALRSCSLVLEHQPDNIKALFRKGKVLAQQGEYSEAIPILRAALKLEPSNKTIHAELSKLVKKHAAQRSTETALYRKMLGNPSRLPAKCPGKGAWSIPWKWLFGATAVALGGVALSVVIAARN, encoded by the exons ATGGCATCCTGTGCTGAGCCCTCTGCTGCAGACCCTGAGCCCACTGCTCCGCCACCTGCTGGGGTCCCACCACTTGAGGACTTCGAGGTGCTGGACGGGGTGGAAGATGCTGAGggcgaggaggaggaagaagaggaggaccTGAGTGAGCTGCCACCACTTGAGGATGTGGGGCAGCCCCCACTGGAGGAGGCCGAGCAGCCCGGGGCCCTGGCCCGAGAGTTCCTGGCCTCCATGGAGCCCGAGCCTGAACCCGCCCCGGCCCCTGACGAGTGGCTGGACATCCTGG GGAACGGGCTGCTGAGGAAGAAGACGCTGGTCCCAGGCCCACCGGGCTCCAGCCGCCCGACCAAGGGCCAGGTGGTCACGGTCCAGCTGCAGACCTCGCTGGAGAACGGCACGCGGGTGCAGGAGGAGCCGGAGCTGACGTTCACCCTGGGCGACTGTGATGTCATCCAG GCCCTGGATCTCAGCGTCCCACTCATGGACGTGGGGGAGACAGCCATGGTCACCGCTGACTCCAAGTACTGCTACGGTCCCCAGGGCAG caGGAGCCCGTACATCCCCCCGCACGCGGCCCTGTGCCTGGAGGTGACTCTGAAGACGGCTGTGGACGGGCCTGACCTGGAGATGCTCACGGGGCAGGAGCGTGTGGCCCTGGCCAACCGGAAGCGGGAGTGTGGCAATGCTCACTATCAGCGGGCCGACTTCGTGCTGGCCGCCAACTCCTACGACCTCGCCATCAAGGCCATCACTTCCAGCGCCAAAG TGGACATGACGTTCGAGGAGGaggagcagctcctgcagctgaaGGTGAAGTGTCTGAACAACCTGGCGGCCTCGCAGCTGAAGCTGGATCACTACCGCGCGGCACTGCGCTCCTGCAGCCTTGTGCTGGAGCACCAGCCTGACAACATCAAGGCTCTCTTCCGCAAGGGCAAG GTGCTGGCCCAACAAGGCGAGTATAGTGAGGCCATCCCCATCTTGAGAGCAGCCCTGAAGCTGGAACCTTCCAACAAG ACGATCCATGCAGAGCTCTCGAAGCTGGTGAAGAAGCACGCGGCCCAGAGGAGCACAGAGACCGCCCTGTACCGGAAGATGCTGGGCAACCCCAGCCGGCTGCCTGCCAAGTGTCCTGGCAAGGGTGCCTGG TCCATCCCATGGAAGTGGCTGTTTGGGGCAACTGCTGTCGCCTTGGGGGGCGTGGCGCTCTCTGTGGTCATCGCTGCCAGGAACTGA
- the FKBP8 gene encoding peptidyl-prolyl cis-trans isomerase FKBP8 isoform X2, with translation MASCAEPSAADPEPTAPPPAGVPPLEDFEVLDGVEDAEGEEEEEEEDLSELPPLEDVGQPPLEEAEQPGALAREFLASMEPEPEPAPAPDEWLDILGNGLLRKKTLVPGPPGSSRPTKGQVVTVQLQTSLENGTRVQEEPELTFTLGDCDVIQALDLSVPLMDVGETAMVTADSKYCYGPQGRSPYIPPHAALCLEVTLKTAVDGPDLEMLTGQERVALANRKRECGNAHYQRADFVLAANSYDLAIKAITSSAKVDMTFEEEEQLLQLKVKCLNNLAASQLKLDHYRAALRSCSLVLEHQPDNIKALFRKGKVLAQQGEYSEAIPILRAALKLEPSNKTIHAELSKLVKKHAAQRSTETALYRKMLGNPSRLPAKCPGKGAWSIPWKWLFGATAVALGGVALSVVIAARN, from the exons ATGGCATCCTGTGCTGAGCCCTCTGCTGCAGACCCTGAGCCCACTGCTCCGCCACCTGCTGGGGTCCCACCACTTGAGGACTTCGAGGTGCTGGACGGGGTGGAAGATGCTGAGggcgaggaggaggaagaagaggaggaccTGAGTGAGCTGCCACCACTTGAGGATGTGGGGCAGCCCCCACTGGAGGAGGCCGAGCAGCCCGGGGCCCTGGCCCGAGAGTTCCTGGCCTCCATGGAGCCCGAGCCTGAACCCGCCCCGGCCCCTGACGAGTGGCTGGACATCCTGG GGAACGGGCTGCTGAGGAAGAAGACGCTGGTCCCAGGCCCACCGGGCTCCAGCCGCCCGACCAAGGGCCAGGTGGTCACGGTCCAGCTGCAGACCTCGCTGGAGAACGGCACGCGGGTGCAGGAGGAGCCGGAGCTGACGTTCACCCTGGGCGACTGTGATGTCATCCAG GCCCTGGATCTCAGCGTCCCACTCATGGACGTGGGGGAGACAGCCATGGTCACCGCTGACTCCAAGTACTGCTACGGTCCCCAGGGCAG GAGCCCGTACATCCCCCCGCACGCGGCCCTGTGCCTGGAGGTGACTCTGAAGACGGCTGTGGACGGGCCTGACCTGGAGATGCTCACGGGGCAGGAGCGTGTGGCCCTGGCCAACCGGAAGCGGGAGTGTGGCAATGCTCACTATCAGCGGGCCGACTTCGTGCTGGCCGCCAACTCCTACGACCTCGCCATCAAGGCCATCACTTCCAGCGCCAAAG TGGACATGACGTTCGAGGAGGaggagcagctcctgcagctgaaGGTGAAGTGTCTGAACAACCTGGCGGCCTCGCAGCTGAAGCTGGATCACTACCGCGCGGCACTGCGCTCCTGCAGCCTTGTGCTGGAGCACCAGCCTGACAACATCAAGGCTCTCTTCCGCAAGGGCAAG GTGCTGGCCCAACAAGGCGAGTATAGTGAGGCCATCCCCATCTTGAGAGCAGCCCTGAAGCTGGAACCTTCCAACAAG ACGATCCATGCAGAGCTCTCGAAGCTGGTGAAGAAGCACGCGGCCCAGAGGAGCACAGAGACCGCCCTGTACCGGAAGATGCTGGGCAACCCCAGCCGGCTGCCTGCCAAGTGTCCTGGCAAGGGTGCCTGG TCCATCCCATGGAAGTGGCTGTTTGGGGCAACTGCTGTCGCCTTGGGGGGCGTGGCGCTCTCTGTGGTCATCGCTGCCAGGAACTGA